The following proteins are encoded in a genomic region of Paenibacillus sp. FSL H3-0469:
- a CDS encoding acetyl-CoA C-acetyltransferase, with amino-acid sequence MNRIALVSPLRTAVGSFNNGLSTLSATELGAKVMTACLQQSHVEPALVEQIYLGNVLQAGEGQNPARQAALQAGIPIEVPATTINTVCGSGLHTVALAYNSIRAEQGSVLLAGGMESMSNAPYVLKNARNGYKLGNSELIDTVVADGLTCPINNYHMGITAENIAEKYHISRLEQDEFAYDSQIKAAEAKRKQVFAEQIVPVMTKIKKETAWFAEDEHVRGEVSKEKLAHLKPAFKENGSVTAGNASGINDGAAAVLVMSEDKCKELEVEPLAYIKGYSLVGVDPAYMGMGPVRAIKSLLKDQGIPLEAIDLFEINEAFAAQAIAVLHELELNPEKVNVNGGAIAIGHPVGASGARVLVTLVHEMVRRSSHYGIASLCIGTGMGIAMLVENARY; translated from the coding sequence GTGAACAGAATTGCATTGGTAAGTCCCTTACGGACTGCAGTTGGTTCATTTAACAACGGACTTTCGACACTAAGTGCTACGGAATTAGGAGCAAAGGTGATGACGGCCTGCCTTCAGCAAAGCCATGTGGAGCCTGCGCTAGTGGAGCAGATCTATCTGGGCAATGTCCTTCAGGCAGGCGAGGGCCAGAATCCTGCCAGACAGGCGGCGCTGCAAGCCGGTATCCCCATTGAAGTTCCTGCAACAACCATCAACACCGTTTGCGGTTCAGGGCTTCATACCGTTGCTTTGGCTTACAATTCTATTCGGGCTGAACAAGGGAGTGTTCTCCTGGCCGGGGGGATGGAGAGTATGTCTAACGCCCCTTATGTGCTGAAAAATGCAAGAAACGGTTACAAGCTTGGGAATAGCGAGCTGATAGATACCGTGGTGGCTGATGGCCTGACCTGTCCGATCAATAACTATCATATGGGCATTACTGCCGAGAACATTGCCGAGAAATATCATATTTCACGACTGGAGCAGGATGAATTTGCCTATGACAGCCAGATCAAGGCCGCTGAAGCTAAACGGAAGCAGGTTTTTGCAGAGCAGATTGTGCCCGTGATGACCAAAATCAAAAAGGAGACAGCCTGGTTCGCGGAGGATGAGCATGTAAGAGGAGAGGTCAGCAAAGAGAAGCTTGCTCATCTGAAGCCTGCTTTTAAGGAAAACGGGTCGGTTACTGCCGGAAATGCCTCGGGGATCAATGATGGAGCGGCGGCTGTGCTGGTCATGTCGGAAGATAAATGCAAGGAGCTTGAGGTAGAGCCTTTAGCCTATATTAAGGGCTATTCCCTGGTGGGCGTAGATCCTGCCTACATGGGAATGGGTCCGGTAAGGGCCATTAAGTCGCTGCTTAAGGACCAGGGCATTCCTCTTGAGGCCATCGATTTGTTCGAGATTAATGAAGCCTTTGCGGCACAGGCTATAGCGGTACTGCACGAGCTTGAGCTTAATCCGGAGAAAGTGAATGTTAATGGCGGCGCGATTGCGATTGGACATCCAGTCGGGGCCAGCGGAGCCAGGGTACTCGTTACGCTGGTCCATGAAATGGTACGGAGATCATCGCATTATGGTATAGCCAGCTTGTGCATCGGAACGGGGATGGGCATTGCTATGCTGGTAGAGAACGCACGTTATTAA
- a CDS encoding 3-oxoacid CoA-transferase subunit B, with the protein MNNREFIVRRIAQEFKDGDVVNLGIGMPTLAVDYIPDHVQIMLQAENGILGVGPKAAKSEENIDCIDSGGSFVTTMAGACYFDSAVSFSIIRGGHVDITVLGALEVDEQGNLASWMIPGKKVPGMGGAMDLVVGAKRVIIAMDHVSKDGQPKIVKACKLPLTAVHVVNTIVTEMAVIEVIPGQGLMLMEIAPGLTVEDVQQATGAELWISPDLKAIAVAV; encoded by the coding sequence ATGAATAACCGGGAATTTATTGTGAGAAGAATCGCCCAGGAATTCAAGGACGGCGATGTAGTGAATCTGGGGATCGGGATGCCGACCCTGGCGGTAGACTATATTCCCGATCATGTCCAGATTATGCTGCAGGCGGAGAACGGAATACTCGGAGTAGGCCCCAAGGCGGCGAAGTCAGAGGAAAACATCGACTGTATCGATTCTGGCGGCAGCTTCGTGACCACGATGGCCGGAGCCTGCTATTTTGACAGCGCGGTCTCCTTCTCAATCATCCGTGGAGGACATGTAGACATCACCGTGCTGGGTGCGCTTGAGGTTGATGAGCAGGGCAATCTGGCCAGCTGGATGATTCCGGGGAAAAAGGTCCCGGGTATGGGCGGGGCTATGGATCTGGTCGTCGGAGCCAAGCGGGTCATTATCGCCATGGACCATGTGAGCAAGGACGGGCAGCCGAAAATAGTCAAAGCCTGTAAGCTGCCCCTGACAGCGGTGCATGTCGTAAACACGATTGTCACTGAAATGGCGGTCATCGAGGTGATCCCGGGCCAAGGGCTGATGCTGATGGAAATCGCACCGGGTCTGACGGTAGAAGACGTTCAGCAGGCAACCGGGGCCGAGCTATGGATCTCACCGGACCTGAAGGCGATTGCTGTCGCTGTCTAA
- a CDS encoding CoA transferase subunit A produces the protein MINKLISAEDAVKRVKDGDTVMVGGFLAGGHPEELVRALVETHSAGNLSLISNDTGTPELSIYKLVKSGRVKRIYASYIGSNPETGRLLMTKEAEVNLYPQGTLAEKIRAGGAGLGGVLTPVGVGTIVEEGKRKLDIDGKEYLLELPLHANVALIRAHKADEAGNLVIDGSSRNFNFVMAMAADYVVAEVDTYVKLGEIDPNHVNVPGILIDAIVKVGNTHE, from the coding sequence ATGATAAACAAATTAATCTCCGCCGAAGATGCCGTGAAGAGGGTTAAGGATGGAGACACCGTGATGGTCGGCGGTTTTCTGGCTGGAGGCCACCCCGAAGAGCTGGTGCGTGCGCTTGTCGAGACTCATTCTGCGGGTAATCTCTCGCTCATCTCCAATGATACAGGTACCCCGGAATTATCGATCTATAAGCTGGTCAAAAGCGGCCGGGTCAAGCGCATCTATGCCTCCTACATTGGCTCCAATCCAGAGACCGGAAGACTGCTGATGACCAAGGAAGCGGAGGTGAATCTCTATCCGCAGGGCACGTTAGCTGAGAAAATCCGGGCCGGAGGAGCGGGGTTGGGCGGTGTGTTAACTCCTGTAGGAGTAGGAACGATTGTAGAGGAAGGCAAAAGAAAGCTTGATATCGACGGAAAAGAATATCTGCTAGAGCTGCCTCTCCATGCAAATGTGGCGCTGATCCGGGCCCATAAAGCGGACGAGGCGGGGAATCTGGTGATCGACGGCTCTTCCCGGAACTTCAATTTTGTGATGGCGATGGCGGCGGATTATGTAGTAGCTGAGGTAGATACTTATGTGAAGCTCGGGGAGATTGATCCCAATCATGTCAACGTCCCAGGGATTTTGATTGATGCTATTGTAAAGGTGGGAAATACGCATGAATAA
- a CDS encoding acetoacetate decarboxylase yields the protein MNAKEVLALQSMPAASPGYGRPPYRFIDREFMVITYESDPAAIRQAVPEPLQPDGSNTVSYEWIKMPDSSGLGSYEESGIVIPCIFQGEPCNFVAQMYLDNSPAILGGREIWGFPKKWASPRLTVAGTETLTGTLHYNDVLVAVGTMPYKHSVLDAEDTARAITTTQVNLKLIPDVDGTPKIAQLVAYTLEDVHVKGSWTGPARLSLVPHVNAPVADLPVKTYRGGKHFIADLTLPYGKVIHDYIQ from the coding sequence ATGAATGCAAAAGAGGTTCTTGCGCTGCAATCCATGCCTGCGGCCAGTCCGGGTTACGGGCGTCCGCCTTACCGCTTCATTGACCGTGAATTTATGGTTATCACTTATGAATCCGACCCTGCGGCGATCAGACAAGCGGTCCCGGAACCCTTGCAGCCTGATGGAAGTAACACCGTGTCATATGAATGGATCAAGATGCCTGATTCGTCGGGCCTGGGAAGCTATGAGGAGAGCGGGATCGTGATTCCGTGTATTTTTCAGGGGGAGCCCTGCAATTTTGTAGCCCAGATGTATCTGGATAATTCGCCTGCCATTCTGGGAGGACGGGAGATCTGGGGGTTCCCCAAAAAGTGGGCCTCTCCCCGCCTGACCGTTGCAGGTACGGAGACGCTGACCGGCACGCTGCATTACAACGATGTTCTGGTGGCCGTGGGAACTATGCCTTACAAGCATAGTGTGTTGGATGCAGAGGATACAGCCAGAGCTATCACTACGACCCAAGTGAATCTGAAACTGATCCCCGATGTGGATGGGACCCCTAAGATTGCGCAGCTGGTTGCTTACACTCTTGAAGATGTTCATGTAAAAGGATCTTGGACCGGGCCGGCCCGCTTAAGCCTGGTCCCCCATGTGAATGCCCCTGTGGCCGATTTGCCGGTGAAGACGTATCGCGGCGGAAAGCATTTTATTGCTGATCTGACGCTGCCCTATGGCAAAGTCATTCATGACTATATCCAGTAA